The proteins below come from a single Natranaerofaba carboxydovora genomic window:
- a CDS encoding ABC-F family ATP-binding cassette domain-containing protein, giving the protein MLIKTHKITKDYGGNRILEDISAQVNPGEKIGLVGKNGIGKTTLIKLMTEELSPDEGYIETRNNINIGYLPQQPEFSSDDTLYDKLKQVFENIHVLEKELIRLENKMAEETNSEKLDNIMNKYSKIRDEFESKGGYQVDRNIRSVLKGLGFGDEEFSKPLNNFSGGEKTRALLAKKLLQRPNILILDEPTNYLDLDGLSWLEDYLTNYQENFIIITHDRYFLENTVNVIWELSEQGLTVYKGNYSSYIEQKKLLEERQEKEYEKQQKYIKKTEEFIRRNIEGQKTKQAQSRRKQLEKMTLTAKPQKDSSMNLSIDTDQRSGDETLILEKVSKSIKEQRLFPPLSCKIFRGEKIGIIGPNGAGKTSLLKIIADYDKSTTGEVKYGSGVLLGYLDQEQELLTPEYTLIEELRTEEPFGREEYVRSILGRFYFSAEQMTEYVSNLSGGEQVRLKLAKLFMRKPNLLLLDEPTNHLDIMGREALEDALLNFEGTLIIVSHDRYFLDKVANKIIYLSREEVDVFGGNYSEYMEKAQKLKDIKKEREKEEQKKEAGKKTARKANSTSTKTKSNKEKELQVDELMEQIDKLEAKKQDLEASLSDPELYKDGEKAKATNEAYQETLNLLEEKYQKLESLA; this is encoded by the coding sequence TATTAATATTGGATATCTACCTCAACAACCTGAATTTAGCAGTGATGATACTTTGTATGATAAGCTAAAGCAGGTCTTTGAAAATATCCATGTATTAGAAAAAGAATTAATCCGCCTAGAAAATAAGATGGCAGAGGAAACAAACAGTGAAAAATTAGATAATATTATGAATAAGTACAGTAAAATAAGAGATGAGTTTGAAAGTAAAGGTGGATATCAAGTAGATCGTAATATTAGAAGTGTATTAAAGGGTCTTGGCTTTGGTGATGAAGAATTCAGTAAACCCTTAAATAACTTCAGCGGTGGAGAGAAGACAAGGGCACTTCTTGCCAAGAAACTACTACAAAGGCCTAATATCTTGATACTTGATGAGCCTACTAATTACCTTGACTTGGATGGACTGTCATGGCTTGAAGATTATCTGACTAATTATCAGGAAAACTTTATAATTATCACTCACGATCGCTATTTTTTAGAAAATACAGTTAATGTAATCTGGGAATTGTCTGAACAAGGATTGACGGTTTATAAAGGTAATTATAGTTCTTATATAGAACAAAAAAAGCTATTAGAAGAAAGGCAAGAAAAAGAATATGAAAAACAGCAAAAATATATTAAAAAAACAGAAGAGTTTATCAGGAGAAATATCGAAGGCCAAAAGACCAAACAAGCCCAAAGTAGAAGAAAACAGCTAGAAAAAATGACTCTAACAGCAAAACCCCAAAAAGACTCCTCTATGAATCTTAGCATTGATACAGATCAAAGAAGCGGTGATGAGACACTTATATTAGAAAAGGTGAGTAAGAGTATCAAAGAGCAAAGGTTATTTCCACCTTTGTCTTGTAAAATCTTTAGAGGAGAAAAAATAGGTATAATTGGTCCAAACGGTGCTGGCAAAACTTCACTTCTAAAGATAATAGCTGATTATGACAAAAGTACTACAGGAGAAGTTAAATATGGCAGTGGTGTTTTGCTTGGATATTTGGACCAGGAACAAGAACTTTTAACTCCTGAATACACCTTAATTGAAGAGCTAAGAACTGAAGAACCTTTTGGGAGAGAAGAGTACGTTAGGAGTATCCTTGGTAGGTTTTATTTTTCTGCAGAGCAAATGACAGAATATGTTTCAAACCTTAGTGGAGGCGAGCAGGTACGCTTGAAGCTTGCCAAATTATTTATGAGAAAGCCAAACCTACTTCTCTTGGATGAGCCTACTAATCATCTCGATATTATGGGCCGTGAAGCGCTAGAAGATGCTTTATTAAACTTTGAAGGTACTCTAATTATTGTATCTCATGACCGTTATTTCTTAGACAAAGTGGCAAATAAAATCATCTATCTTTCAAGGGAGGAAGTAGATGTCTTTGGGGGTAATTATTCAGAATATATGGAGAAAGCCCAAAAGTTAAAAGATATAAAAAAAGAAAGAGAAAAAGAAGAACAAAAGAAAGAAGCAGGCAAAAAAACAGCCAGAAAAGCTAATAGCACCTCCACTAAGACAAAAAGTAATAAAGAAAAAGAACTGCAGGTAGATGAATTAATGGAGCAGATTGATAAGCTAGAAGCAAAGAAGCAGGATTTAGAAGCATCCTTAAGTGACCCTGAACTATACAAAGACGGGGAAAAGGCAAAAGCTACTAATGAAGCTTATCAAGAGACTTTAAATCTTTTGGAAGAGAAATATCAAAAATTGGAATCGTTGGCTTAA
- a CDS encoding sensor histidine kinase codes for MPEEYFFLYLIYGSVFITMGLFAIQRKDVKVSNFQLVKAMKYLGIFGIAHGLSEWVTMVVIADLYPDSYTTIFIIKQVLKAVSFAFLMYFGFILLPLKEKLKKWTNKIPFILLASWFGGFIFLMSYYSFDYHIIHPEYNTIFLRYILSFLGGISSALALYLNGNLMEKRKLGKIASKYKKLAVIILIYGIIDGLFVSPDNFFPANVINNDLFENIFRFPIQVGKIATGIGINILLVKVIETFSWEQKEKLNLLQKQRTISEERRKLGMEIHDSIIQVLYSAGLKVEYIMKNKTGEKADELLKEVKADLNSAVDKTREFLESTATQTVEFEDLQSNLQKLVDEFNNSHDMDISLKSEMPSYTLGQLSPEKSTQVYYIVQEAISNVLKHSKATKAEVFMYSNYDYLLVRVTDNGIGISKDDLHKNKQLGIRSMRERAERAEGSFKIKRLQNGTMVETVIPWEGTEDEELNKSIVS; via the coding sequence ATGCCAGAGGAATATTTCTTTTTATATTTAATATATGGTAGTGTATTTATTACTATGGGATTGTTTGCCATACAAAGAAAAGATGTAAAAGTGAGCAATTTTCAGTTAGTGAAAGCCATGAAATATTTAGGGATATTTGGCATTGCCCACGGGCTTTCTGAATGGGTTACTATGGTTGTAATTGCTGACTTATACCCTGATTCCTACACAACAATTTTTATTATTAAACAAGTACTAAAAGCTGTTTCTTTTGCATTTTTAATGTATTTTGGTTTTATCTTGTTACCTTTGAAGGAAAAGTTAAAAAAATGGACTAACAAAATACCTTTTATTCTACTAGCAAGCTGGTTTGGTGGATTTATTTTTTTAATGAGCTACTACAGTTTTGATTACCATATTATTCACCCCGAATACAATACAATTTTCCTGCGGTATATTTTAAGTTTTCTGGGGGGTATTAGCTCCGCTCTAGCTTTATATTTGAACGGAAATTTGATGGAGAAGAGAAAGCTTGGTAAGATAGCAAGTAAATATAAAAAGTTAGCTGTTATTATATTAATCTATGGAATTATAGATGGTCTCTTTGTTAGCCCTGATAACTTTTTCCCCGCAAATGTTATTAACAACGACTTGTTTGAAAATATTTTTAGATTTCCTATCCAGGTAGGCAAAATTGCCACAGGTATAGGGATTAATATTTTGTTAGTTAAGGTGATAGAAACCTTTAGCTGGGAGCAGAAAGAAAAACTCAACTTGTTACAAAAGCAAAGAACTATCAGCGAAGAAAGAAGAAAGTTGGGAATGGAGATTCATGACAGTATTATTCAAGTCCTTTATTCAGCAGGGTTAAAAGTTGAGTATATCATGAAAAATAAAACCGGGGAGAAAGCAGATGAACTATTAAAGGAAGTTAAGGCTGACTTGAACAGCGCTGTTGATAAAACAAGGGAGTTTCTAGAATCCACAGCTACCCAAACCGTTGAGTTTGAAGATTTGCAGAGTAATCTACAGAAGTTAGTGGATGAGTTTAATAATAGTCATGATATGGATATAAGTTTGAAAAGCGAAATGCCCTCTTACACTCTAGGGCAATTATCACCGGAAAAATCAACACAAGTCTACTATATTGTGCAGGAAGCTATTAGTAATGTGTTGAAACATTCTAAGGCTACTAAAGCTGAAGTTTTCATGTACAGTAATTATGACTATCTATTAGTTAGAGTAACTGATAATGGTATCGGGATATCTAAGGATGATTTGCATAAAAATAAACAGCTTGGCATAAGATCCATGAGGGAAAGGGCAGAAAGAGCTGAAGGTTCTTTTAAAATAAAAAGATTGCAAAATGGAACAATGGTAGAAACAGTAATACCCTGGGAGGGAACAGAGGATGAAGAACTCAACAAAAGTATTGTTAGTTGA